From the Mya arenaria isolate MELC-2E11 chromosome 17, ASM2691426v1 genome, the window AGAGTGCATTTCAGAATACAATCGGCAATACGCCCATGCGTacacaatcaataaaatacGGTTATGTATATAACATAGTCAATGATCATTCAATCTTCAAATCATACAATTACAATTGGTTTAACAATCACAGTTCCgtacaacaacataaacacatcGAGAGGAATAATTACACATTATCCGTAATAACTATAGTAGTTATTTCTCAACTCGAAAGCTTTGAATACAAACATCGCTAATTTTCTATTTACAATAGTATTTTGAGAGGTGAATAATTCTATAGATATGATGTATGGTTAAACCAAGGAGTTTGTGATTTggctttatttttgaatgtttttaagcaaagagttactgatatatttaattatttaaacaattttggaGTTCAGAATTTACAGAGTCTATCAGAGCTATGTGCTTTTTGCAGATTTCATAACAGCGTATTCaaagaatgttaatattgataagtATAGAATTGCATTGTCAAGATTAGGGATGTCTGCACACAGATTACAGGTTGAGGTGGGTAGTTGGCATAAACCAGCTGCTATACCTTATTCggaaagaaaatgtcatttatgtgATCTACTGGAAGAtaagtatcattttgtttttgaatatacattgtatacTGATGTAAGAAAACCTTACATAGATAAATATTATCATGCAAGACCTATATAATTTAATACAAGCCTCTGTAATAATCCTCTTAACATATATATCCATGATCTATTATTTGGATTTCTATCAACttctaaatacattttatcatatgcaattctgacatattttatgatttgCATATTTACTATTTTGAGCAAATTTCTAATCACATTTACAGAACGTTTACTAAACAATGAATTCCTACCTAGTTcaccataaacaaaattattttgagtttgtTTTCTTACTGctaaaatttatttacaaaaatttaaatgtactcTTTCTATTTGCTGACCATTAAAAAGAACCCACACTTCAGAGCCGTAACTTAAAATTGGatatataagtttatcaaaaatatcTAATCTATGTTTCACAGACAACGTCGGACATTAAACATGGCGGCCGCCTAAACCTAACGTGgcaaaaagtaaactttcaacttcaaattaaaaagcattataaGCATACAAGAGTCTTAACAACCTTGCAATGGATCAAGCAATATATACAGGGAAGAATTTACCCTTAAGCGACGGTTACCTCCACCCTACACCGAAAAAACGGACCAGAGAAGAGACGACCTCCACGTCGACGGGTGGGGTAAGGACGCCACCACCTCAACCTAGAGGCCCAAACTCTAGCCCGAGCCATCCAATATATTCAGATATTTATCCGTCCCTGACCAAAAATAACACTCCTGTGGACTTTGAGATTTTAAAGCAACTCCCAAGGATGAAAATCTGAATGTCATACTTGAAAACATTGTGTCGTTGAATTTGGGACACTGCAGAATAAACAATGTAAAGCACGCCTGTACATACAATCTCGCTTCACTTGATATTGTTGTACTTACAATTTGTGCACTAAAAATGAGATCGTCtaataaaggaatattttataatagcTTTAAGCAAACGATTACACTGgagaaatatttaactatcAATCCACTTAATCatgctttaaatttatacaaacttaGATCATGTAACTTTAAATTTCCAGTTGAAACTTTAGCATGGCAAGGAATAGAATACGCGCACAGGCGGTGTCCGCTCTGTCAGTCAGACATTGGCGACAGCTACCATTACATATTAACGTGCAAAAATTTCCAGGATCAAagaaaaatcttcatttcacgATATTCAAATATGATCCTTTAAGCACCTTCCAATACAAtgttgcattattatattttagcaTAATCTAGTTTACATGTTTGTGACTTGTCAtatacaaatttcttttttctaaCACCATTCTTACAATCTCTCCTTGCATGCACCATATCTATTTTTGTAACATCACAAGggttatttctataataattaaaacatttatagtaaTTTCTCATTGAATCAAAACAGTCACTATCAAAATATTCCGCATCTTGGCAAACATTTTCTGTTCTGCTAtcagttttattacaaatgttccttttgaatagataaataaatatagagcGCTATTCTGTAGGTGCTATACGAGGATTCATGGAGAGCTATTCTGTAGGTTATATGGATAGATATTCTGTATGTGATACACGGGGTTATATTGAGAGATATTCTGTAGGTGATATACGATGTTATATAGAGAGCTATTTTGAAGGTGTTATACGAGTTTATACGAAGAGCTATACTGTAGGTTATATATGAGGTTATATGGAGAGCTATTCTGTAGGTTATGTACAATAATATACTGAGAGCTATTTAGTTGGATATCATAAAAGGTTATACAGAGAGCAGTTTTGTAGATGATTTACGAGGTTATACGGAAAGCTATTTTGTTGGTGATATATGAGGTTATATGGAGAGCTACTTTGTAGATTATACACGATATTATATGGAGAGCTATTCTGTAGGGTATTTACGTGGTTATATGGAGAGGAATTTTGCAGGTGTTTTAAGAGGTAATACGGAGAGCGTTGATATATAAGGTTACATAGAGAGCTATTCTGTAGGCGTTATACGAGGTTATATAGAGTGCTTCCATGTAGGTGATATACGAGGTTACATAGAGAGCTATTCTGTAGGCAATTGAAGAGAATATATATACAGCTATTGTGTAGGTTATATACGTGTACGAGGTTATATGGAGAGCTACTCTGTATGTGATATACGAGGCTATATGGAGAGCTGCTCTGTAGGTTATATACGTGTACGAGGTTATAAAGAGAGCTTCTCTGTAGGTGATATACGAGGTTTTATGGAGAGCTACTCTGTAGGTGATATACGAGGTTTTATGGAGAGCTACTCTGTAGGTTATATACGAGGTTATATGGAGAGCTACTCTGTAGGTTATATACGTGTACGAGGTTATAAAGAGAGCTTCTCTGTAGGTGATATACGAGGTTTTATGGAGAGCTACTCTGTAGGTGATATACGAGGTTATATGGAGAGCTACTCTGTATGTGATATACGAGGCTATATGGAGAGCTGCTCTGTAGGTTATATACGTGTACGAGGTTATAAAGAGAGCTTCTCTGTAGGTGATATACGAGGTTTTATGGAGAGCTACTCTGTAGGTGATATACGAGGTTTTATGGAGAGCTACTCTGTAGGTTATATACGAGGTTATATGGAGAGCTACTCTGTAGGTTATATACAAGGTTATATTGAAAGCTTCTTTGTAGGTTATACATGAGGTTATATGAAGAGCTTCTCTGTGGGTGATATACGAGGTTATATGGAGAGCTACTCTGTAGAGATATGAAGAGCTTCACTGTAGGTGATATACGAGGTAATTTGGAGAGCTATTTTGTAGATGATATACGCGGGTATATGGAGAGCTACTCTGTAGGTGATATATGTGTACTAGGTTACATGGAGATCTACTCCGTAGGTAATATACATGAACGAGGTAATATGGAGAGCTACTCTGTATGTGATATACGAGGTAATATGGAGAGCTACTCTGTAGGTAATATACGAGGTTATATGGAGAGCTATTCTGTATGTGATATACGAGGTTATATGGAGAGCTACTCTGTAGGTGATATACGAGGTTTTTATGGAGAGCTACTCTGTAGGTGATATACGAGGTTATATGGAGAGCTACGCTTTAGGTGATATACGAGGTTATATGGAGAGCTATTTTGTAGGTTATATACGAGGTTATATGGAGAACTACTATATAGGTTATATACGAGGTTATATGGAGAGCTATTCTGTAGGTGATATACGAGGTTATATGGAGAGCTGCTCTGTAGGTGATATACGAGGTTATATGGAGAGCTACTCTGTAGTGATATGGAGAGCTTCTCCGTAGGTGATATACGAGGTTATATGGAGAGCTACTCTGTAGGTTATATACGTGTACGAGGTTATATGGAGAGCTATTATGTAGGTGATATATGGGGTTATATGGAGAGCTACTATGTAAGTTATATACGAGGTTATATGGAGAGCTACTCTGTAGGTGATATACGAGGTTATATGGAGAGCTACTCTTAAGGTCACATAGTAGGATGTATGAAAAGAGCTATTTTTTCACAACAATGACACTCTAGAAAGAGTTGTTTGTAGTGCGCTGACCCATCCTGCAGTATGGATCGGTATGTTGGTACTTAATTGTTATTGCTAGTAACAGCAAACAAGAATTAACAGCGCGTTGCTACGATTTCAATTTCTACTGCAAGGTTGTgaacattcggagctcctcggccattttattgaaaacaacctcggatgtatttggacggtttacatactcaaaaagtggtacgtttaagtccgctgcaagtagatcgcgtagtaattttatttagcagttaaactttgtgacttaactcttggaattcttaattatgtttgcaataattcaattcaatggcaatcaacttaaacttagatcaataaatacaactctaaaacactacatttaattaatgatataattcaaaattttacgaactacttcaactgatgtacctgcatacatccgaggttgtttttgaaaaaaatggccgaggagttccgaatgggttGTGAAATATTTCGATGAGTCGGTCGATCTTCTACAGCCCAATTGTCTTTAAGATGACCTAATTAACAGTGACTATATTGTTAAACTGACTAAGGACCTTTGTGACTCTCCCAGGTGTAATGGCATTATATTACCACGGAGATAAGGCTATACCGGCCAAATAAAGAAGGCCGTCTACCGGTGCTGTCATGTACACACACGTGTGTCTCAGATCAAACGTTCCAGCTATTTGTTATATTGATGTTGCACATGTAGGAACTTTCCTAAATATGTAACCAGTTCCCTAAACTACTAATGCTGATGGACTGACCAGTGCCATTCTTAAATCGTCTTCGAGAGTTATTAAAGGGCAAACCGGGACGAAAGCGGGCATTATACTATATCagagatataaatgttaaaactctcatataatagttttttttaattatagatgtgttttttttttgttagaaaaagCTCGTTAATAGCCCACACTACACGTTTCAGAATGATAATTTCTTTAGCACTAAGTTATTAACGAAAGTTCCACTTTTATCTATTGTACGTGGCGCGTTTTCTATATTGGGATTGGACACACTTGTATTCAAATTGATATCACCTTCCTTAATTATATTCGGACAGGCATGGCGAAGATTACTGTTATAGGTAAAAACAAAGTTCTCTTTACTCCTGGTttggttaaatatattttaataattataaacttaCATTTAACATCCTTACATGTTAAACACTGTGCTGAAAACGATCATTTAAGGCTGGTGTTGTTTATTTCACAGTGGCAGTTGCTCTGACTTGGCAGCTGATTTTCGCCGCGCAAGGTAGGCTAAAACTTCTCTTCTCTCTGATCTTGCATGCTTATTTATAAggatataagattatatttatatatgtgtgtgcATGTACGCCCGTCCACATGTAACTTTCGTAGCTTCAAACGTATTTTTTTACACGCGGGCAGGTGGTGTTAGTGGCGGCCGGAGCGATGGAGGTGGCGGGATTGGCAGCGCAGGACCGCGGTGCCATCAGTGTTCCGGCGTGACGGATCCTCACTACTGTTCTATGGTCGTGCACTGTGATGCCGACGAGGTCTGTTTATACTTGTATCCATCGTTGACAGATTCCcgatgattgacaacatgaataCCAAATATCTCTACGAACACTAAATGACTTGAAAAGAGTTGAAAATAGTATCATCAGATAATTAATTTCTGATTTATGTGAGGAAAAACATTTGGGTCAGGTTTGgtatgatattcattttttacgCCTAACCTTCTCAACAACTATATTCTCATAATCTAAATTCATCCCATTGACCCCcaacctcccccccccccacacacacacactcaccaCACCCGAACCATATTTCACAGTACCAAGGGATGCATGGTCTTAACTCATCCCAATACTCATATAACCATACAAAATAATGTCACCCCGACAGGGCCATGTCTCACAGTATCCAAAGTTTCACAATCTAAACTCATCCACGTTTTCACTCTAATAACCTTGCAATTCATTTCAACCCGCTAGGGCCTTATCTCACAGTATCCAAAGTTACACGATCTAAACTCATCCACATTATCACactcttgcgcacagtggtcagaaattggctcatgGTGAGCCttatttgataagcatataGAGAGCTGAATGTCCTACCTGctgtaccctgtgcgtaggaTGGATCACTCCATAATAACACGATCTAAACGCAAATACAAACCATTTTGTAGTTGGgaaatcagattttttttattcatgtactCATAAATATCTTTGTAACAAACACGGTTTTAAATCATCATTATTCTTATATTCGGCAGTTGGTTATTCGATCATTTCCAGTTGGTTATTCGCAAATACCCAGTTGGTAGGAGTCAAAAGTTATTAATGTAAAGAATTATTACGCAGTTTGTCATCGTTTCTTGTCTTCGAATACACGAACAAGGCTCAATAAAAGCAGTGTTTGTCACAAAGATATATATGCATTTAGCGTGTGATTTCTTCATTTGTGATATATGTTGTCTACATAAATAGACAATTCATTTTACCCCGCCAGGGCATTATCTCACAGTACCCGGGGTTGCACGATCCAAACGCTACCCTGCACACATATAACCTTACTATTCATTTCACCCGCGTCAGGGCAATATCTCACAGTACCCAGGTATTAATGATTTAACCTCATCTCATCACTCGTTTTATCTTACACCATCTCACAGTCAGTGATCCGCGGATGCATGATCTAACCTCCCAAAACGCCCATACAGCCTTTATTATCTAAACCCACCCCGACTCATGTAATTTTACAACTTTCTCACAGTACCCAGTGATGCATGATCTTAACCCACCCCGACACTCATATAATCATACACCTTTCTCACAGTACCCAGTGATGCATGATCTGAACCCTACCCGACACTCATATAATCTTACACCTTTCTCACAGTACCCAGTGATGCATGATCTAAACCCATCCCGACACTCATATAATCTTACACCTTTCTCACAGTACCCAGTGATGCATGATCTGAACCCACCCCGAAACTCATATAATCTTACACCTTTCTCACAGTAACCAGTGATGCATGATTTGAACCCTACCCGACACTCATATAATCTAAGACCTTTCTCACAGTATCCAGTGATGCATGATCTAAACCCTACCCGACAATCATATAATCCTACATCTTTCTCACAGTACCCAGTGATGCATGATCTAAACCCTACCCGACAATCATATAATCTTACACCTTTCTCACAGTAACCAGTGATGCATGATTTGAACCCTACCCGACACTCATATAATCTTACATCTTTCTCACAGTATCCAGTGATGCATGCTCTTAACCCATCCCGACACTCATATAATGTTAAGCCTTTCTCACAGTACCCAGTGATGCATGATCTAAACCCTACCCGACACTCATATAATCTTACACCTTTTTCACAGTTCCCAGTGATGCATGCTCTAAACCCTACCCGACACTCATATAATGTTAAGCCTTTCTCACAGTACCCAGTGATGCATGCTCTTAACCCATCCCGACACTCATATAATGTTAAGCCTTTCTCACAGTACCCAGTGATGCATGATCTAAACCCTACCCGACACTCATATAATCTTACACCTTTTTCACAGTTCCCAGTGATGCATGATCTAAACCCTACCCGACACTCATATAACCTTACACCTTTTTCACAGTTCCCAGTGATGCATGATCTAAACCCTACCCGACACTCATATAATCTTACATCTTTCTCACAGTACCCAGTGATGCATGCTCTTAACCCATCCCGACACTCATATAATGTTAAGCCTTTCTCACAGTACCCAGTGATGCATGCTCTTAACCCATCCCGACACTCATATAATGATAAGCCTTTCTCACAGTACCCAGTGATGCATGATCTAAACCCTACCCGACACTCATATAATCTTACACCTTTTTCACAGTTCCCAGTGATGCATGATCTAAACCCTACCCGACACTCATATAATCTTACACCTTTTTCACAGTTCCCAGTGATGCATGATCTAAACCCTACCAGACACTCATATAATCTTACATCTTTCTCACAGTACCCAGTGATGCATGCTCTTAACCCATCCCGACACTCATATAATGTTAAGCCTTTCTCACAGTACCCAGTGATGCATGCTCTTAACCCATCCCGACACTCATATAATGTTAAGCCTTTCTCACAGTACCCAGTGATGCATGCTCTTAACCCATCCCGACACTCATATAATGTCAAGCCTTTCTCACAGTACCCAGTGATGCATGATCTAAACCCATCCCGACACTCATATAATCTTACAACTTTCTCACAGTACCCAGTGATGCATGATCTTAACCCTACCCGACACACATATAATCTTACACCTTTCTCACAGTACCCAGTGATGCATGATCTGAACCCACCCCGACACTCATATAATCTTACACCTTTCTCACAGTACCCAGTGATGCATGATCTAAACCCTACCCGACACTCATATAATCTTACATCTTTCTCACAGTACCCAGTGATGCATGCTCTTAACCCATCCCGACACTCATATAATGTTAAGCCTTTCTCACAGTACCCAGTGATGCATGCTCTTAACCCATCCCGACACTCATATAATGATAAGCCTTTCTCACAGTACCCAGTGATGCATGATCTAAACCCTACCCGACACTCATATAATCTTACACCTTTTTCACAGTTCCCAGTGATGCATGATCTAAACCCTACCCGACACTCATATAATCTTACACCTTTTTCACAGTTCCCAGTGATGCATGATCTAAACCCTACCAGACACTCATATAATCTTACATCTTTCTCACAGTACCCAGTGATGCATGCTCTTAACCCATCCCGACACTCATATAATGTTAAGCCTTTCTCACAGTACCCAGTGATGCATGCTCTTAACCCATCCCGACACTCATATAATGTCAAGCCTTTCTCACAGTACCCAGTGATGCATGATCTAAACCCATCCCGACACTCATATAATCTTACAACTTTCTCACAGTACCCAGTGATGCATGATCTTAACCCTACCCGACACACATATAATCTTACACCTTTCTCACAGTACCCAGTGATGCATGATCTGAACCCACCCCGACACTCATATAATCTTACACCTTTCTCACAGTACCCAGTGATGCATGATCTAAACCCTACCCGACACTCATATAATCTTACATCTTTC encodes:
- the LOC128223211 gene encoding prisilkin-39-like; protein product: MESYSVCDIRGYMESCSVGYIRVRGYKESFSVGDIRGFMESYSVGDIRGFMESYSVGYIRGYMESYSVGYIRVRGYKESFSVGDIRGFMESYSVGDIRGYMESYSVCDIRGYMESCSVGYIRVRGYKESFSVGDIRGFMESYSVGDIRGFMESYSVGYIRGYMESYSVIYEVFMESYSVGDIRGYMESYALGDIRGYMESYFVGYIRGYMENYYIGYIRGYMESYSVGDIRGYMESCSVGDIRGYMESYSVVIWRASP